The following are encoded in a window of Maylandia zebra isolate NMK-2024a linkage group LG5, Mzebra_GT3a, whole genome shotgun sequence genomic DNA:
- the fmoda gene encoding fibromodulin a, giving the protein MRQVIFLLSALIPLVLCHGWNSWTNYWQSQGYFYGSQYADRAYSVSACPDECDCPSSFPVAMYCNGRGLTTVPPIPSHIKYLYLQHNAITSLPDSALSNATNLVWLMLHFNQLTSESIGKKAFVKLGELERLYLQYNNLTSIPSNLPLCLRDLRMDNNMIEKVSPADLEGMDNLTILYLHDNALSEVGSSLKGLNSLTLLDLSSNKLTKVPAPLPAYLHQLYLEYNAIDSIPEGFLSLFSQLQYFRMSHNLLTNKGIPANMFNVSGLVELDLSFNKLERIPSVSTTLQYLYLQANQIKEFTVGSFCSVVDVTNFSRLLMVRLDGNELSLVDIPTDVSHCLRQVLDIEI; this is encoded by the exons ATGCGTCAGGTGATTTTCCTTTTGTCTGCCCTGATTCCCCTCGTTCTCTGCCATGGATGGAACTCCTGGACAAATTACTGGCAGAGCCAAGGATACTTTTATGGCTCCCAGTATGCAGACAGAGCATACAGTGTGTCGGCGTGTCCTGACGAGTGTGACTGCCCCTCTTCCTTCCCCGTTGCTATGTACTGTAATGGGCGAGGCCTTACCACCGTGCCACCGATTCCCTCCCATATCAAATACTTGTATCTTCAACACAATGCCATCACATCTTTGCCTGACTCGGCTCTAAGCAATGCAACCAATCTGGTGTGGCTTATGTTGCATTTCAACCAGCTGACATCTGAATCAATTGGCAAGAAG GCATTTGTGAAGCTGGGGGAACTTGAGCGTTTATATCTACAATACAATAATTTGACCAGCATTCCTTCAAACCTTCCCCTCTGCCTGAGAGACCTGAGAATGGATAACAACATGATTGAGAAG GTGTCACCTGCAGACCTAGAGGGAATGGATAACCTCACTATCCTGTACCTTCATGATAATGCTCTCTCAGAGGTGGGCTCATCACTGAAGGGGCTGAACTCCCTCACACTGCTTGACCTCAGTAGCAACAAGTTGACAAAG GTCCCAGCTCCGCTCCCTGCATACCTGCATCAGCTCTACCTGGAGTACAATGCCATCGACTCTATACCTGAGGGATTCCTGAGCCTCTTCTCTCAGCTACAGTATTTTAGGATGTCGCATAACCTGCTAACAAATAAAGGCATCCCCGCTAACATGTTTAACGTGTCTGGGCTGGtggagctggacctgagcttcaACAAACTGGAGAGAATTCCTTCAGTTAGCACCACGCTGCAATACCTTTACCTGCAAGCCAATCAGATCAAAG AGTTTACTGTGGGTAGCTTCTGCAGTGTTGTGGACGTGACAAATTTCTCCAGACTCTTAATGGTGCGACTGGATGGAAACGAGCTCAGTCTTGTGGACATCCCCACCGACGTGAGCCATTGTCTGCGCCAGGTTCTCGACATTGAGATCTAA